Proteins from one Hemibagrus wyckioides isolate EC202008001 linkage group LG16, SWU_Hwy_1.0, whole genome shotgun sequence genomic window:
- the LOC131367169 gene encoding uncharacterized protein LOC131367169 — protein MEGGVLLGWGVLVAEGPGSTNVGSVWGPCLIEVLGSMGTAPACAKEKARLKRQYKMMQGDLEASIIHFQDIIRKQCLEENQLRKECKKLEEKLRVPQSQRLRQADIRCVQQLRALLKRRDELDKCVEKERLIQIQSVQKKLEEHKRKAHARHTEEVTHKLENKLERTLIRHNKKVVKKHQLKEEIEKLQKDHVHFQQLHHCQHEELQKVQQEIAELMTMIEEEHDVREKILTKLENLKEKNEKNKKKRLQQIAEVDELKRQLEVEQRLDKFIETKCRERKGLEEAQLRRGEEKFIFYYRYLTEQRREIEDLKAEIRSTKEEMEKLRDRRSEEPPTLNQQRDIESQIQELTEILDQLNTGVSDLYHEIGCDPPLDKVLSCPGWLKDSSLTIHLRLLAQKTSELVAVQNFIKFKDQDQELAQVPALVVQPPAEQPLEFSDMDQVSIPDYDKRPLTLEELRQFVTKMKK, from the exons aggagAAGGCCAGACTGAAGAGGCAATATAAAATGATGCAGGGTGATTTGGAGGCCAGCATAATCCATTTCCAGGACATTATCCGCAAGCAGTG TCTGGAGGAAAATCAACTGCGTAAGGAGTGCAAGAAATTGGAGGAGAAACTGCGTGTGCCTCAGAGTCAGCGGCTCAGGCAGGCTGACATCCGCTGTGTCCAGCAGCTCCGGGCTCTCCTGAAGCGCCGCGACGAGCTCGAcaagtgtgtggaaaaagagaGACTCATTCAA ATCCAGAGTGTTCAGAAGAAACTGGAAGAGCATAAGCGGAAGGCTCACGCTCGCCACACTGAAGAGGTCACTCACAAGCTGGAAAATAAACTGGAACGC ACTCTCATTCGCCACAACAAGAAGGTGGTGAAGAAACATCAGCTGAAAGAGGAGATAGAGAAGCTGCAAAAGGACCATGTTCATTTCCAGCAGCTGCACCACTGTCAGCATGAG GAGCTTCAGAAAGTCcagcaggagattgctgaacTCATGACCATGATAGAGGAAGAACATGATGTCAG ggagAAAATACTGACAAAACTGGAGAATTTGAAGGAGAAGAatgagaagaataagaagaaacgGCTTCAACAAATcgctgaggtggatgagctgaaGAGGCAGCTTGAAGTGGAGCAACGTCTTGATAAGTTCATAGAAACTAAGTGTCGTGAGAGGAAAGGACTGGAGGAGGCACAACTCAGACGCG gtgaagaaaAGTTCATCTTTTACTATAGATACCTTACTGAGCAAAGAAGAGAGATTGAGGATTTGAAAGCTGAAATCAGATCG AcaaaagaggagatggagaagtTGAGAGATCGGAGATCGGAAGAACCCCCCACCCTCAATCAGCAGAGAGACATTGAATCTCAGATCCAGGAACTCACTGAGATCCTGGATCAGCTTAATACAG ggGTGAGCGACTTGTATCATGAGATCGGTTGCGATCCTCCGTTGGACAAAGTGCTCAGTTGTCCAGGTTGGCTTAAAGACTCCAGCCTTACAATTCACCTGAGGCTACTGGCCCAGAAAACCAGTGAGCTGGTCGCTGTCCAGAATTTCATCAAATTCAAG gatcaggatcaggaacTAGCTCAGGTGCCGGCTCTTGTCGTTCAGCCTCCTGCCGAGCAGCCTCTTGAATTTAG TGATATGGATCAAGTGAGTATCCCCGATTATGACAAGCGACCTTTGACCCTGGAAGAACTTCGCCAGTTCGTTACGAAAATg aaaaagtga